One region of Microbacterium sufflavum genomic DNA includes:
- a CDS encoding Dps family protein yields MSKAQTVSPTAIDPTVAAGAAQFLSPVVLGLQALTINGKQAHWHVRGANFVGVHELLDTIVAHAGDFADTAAERIVALGLPIDARVSAVAEKSGSTSVAAGFAQSDELIRAVIADIDAILVDVKAAVEGLDEVDLTSQDVAIEIQRGLEKDRWFLVSHIAA; encoded by the coding sequence ATGAGCAAGGCACAGACCGTTTCCCCCACCGCCATCGACCCCACCGTCGCCGCCGGCGCCGCGCAGTTCCTCTCCCCCGTCGTCCTCGGCCTTCAGGCCCTGACCATCAACGGCAAGCAGGCGCACTGGCACGTGCGCGGGGCGAACTTCGTCGGCGTCCACGAACTCCTCGACACCATCGTCGCCCATGCCGGCGACTTCGCCGACACCGCCGCCGAGCGGATCGTCGCCCTCGGACTCCCGATCGACGCGCGCGTCTCGGCCGTCGCAGAGAAGTCCGGTTCGACGTCGGTCGCCGCCGGCTTCGCGCAGTCGGATGAACTCATCCGCGCGGTCATCGCCGATATCGACGCCATCCTCGTCGACGTCAAGGCGGCCGTCGAGGGCCTCGACGAGGTCGACCTGACCAGCCAGGACGTCGCGATCGAGATCCAGCGCGGACTGGAGAAGGACCGCTGGTTCCTCGTTTCGCACATCGCGGCCTGA
- a CDS encoding gamma carbonic anhydrase family protein: protein MSDDATILSLPGRTPDLDDSVFLAAGARVIGEVTIGEGSSVWYNAVLRADSAAITMGAGSNAQDNVSIHVDSGHPVVIGDDVSIGHNAVVHGCRIGDGSLIGMGAVVLSGARIGSECLIAGGALVLGDAEVPDGSLVAGVPARVRRALSDEERAGLRENARIYRSHVETHRGAAHADASGEESGSDGR from the coding sequence ATGAGCGACGACGCGACCATCCTGTCTCTGCCCGGCCGCACTCCCGATCTCGACGACTCGGTGTTCCTCGCTGCGGGCGCCAGGGTGATCGGGGAGGTGACCATCGGGGAAGGGTCCAGCGTCTGGTACAATGCGGTCCTCCGGGCGGACTCCGCTGCGATCACGATGGGCGCTGGCAGCAACGCACAGGACAACGTGTCGATCCATGTCGACAGCGGACACCCGGTCGTGATCGGAGACGATGTCTCGATCGGGCACAACGCCGTCGTGCACGGCTGTCGGATCGGCGACGGTTCGCTCATCGGAATGGGAGCCGTGGTGCTGTCAGGCGCCCGTATCGGCTCGGAGTGCCTCATCGCCGGCGGCGCGCTCGTACTCGGCGACGCGGAGGTGCCGGACGGCTCGCTGGTGGCAGGCGTCCCGGCCCGCGTTCGTCGCGCGCTGAGCGACGAGGAGCGTGCCGGGTTACGGGAGAACGCTCGGATCTATCGCTCACACGTCGAGACCCATCGTGGTGCGGCGCACGCCGACGCGTCCGGGGAGGAGAGCGGTTCGGACGGGCGGTAG
- a CDS encoding globin domain-containing protein produces the protein MRRLRASALRREVMQLSPESETVVRATAGVVAEHAEEITRLFYPRMFAAHPELLRVFNRAHQAHGEQPRALAASVVAFAVSLIDPEAPDFTPVMRRIAHKHVSLGIRARQYTIVGHHLLDAVGIVLGDAVTPEVRAAWDEVYWLFGCSLIAEEARLYALAGTDPEHPWRKHRVVERIAETDDVVTLVLEPLDGAVADHRAGQYVAVAVDLPDGSRQPRQYTLSSAPGGGALRVTVKRVRGIDGTPDGQVSTWLHDNAMPGTILDVSQPAGDVVLDESHDPLVLVSAGIGITPVAAMLDGVRRTQPERTVRLFHADRTPSSHALVGPVQENLSGLEDATAVRWYSSAPTDAPVLDGVRAGRMDLTDVELPAGARVLLCGPLGFMRDMRASLLGRGVPAERIDYEVFGPDTWMRHPADASAA, from the coding sequence ATGAGGAGGCTGAGAGCATCCGCACTCCGAAGGGAAGTCATGCAGCTCTCACCAGAATCCGAGACCGTCGTTCGCGCCACCGCCGGTGTGGTCGCCGAGCACGCCGAGGAGATCACTCGACTGTTCTATCCGCGGATGTTCGCGGCGCACCCCGAGCTTCTCCGGGTCTTCAACCGGGCGCACCAGGCGCACGGTGAGCAGCCGAGGGCCCTCGCCGCCTCGGTCGTCGCATTTGCCGTGTCCCTGATCGATCCCGAGGCGCCCGATTTCACGCCCGTGATGCGGCGCATCGCTCACAAGCACGTCTCGCTCGGGATCCGCGCGCGTCAGTACACGATCGTGGGACACCATCTGCTCGACGCCGTGGGGATCGTGCTGGGCGACGCGGTGACCCCGGAGGTCCGTGCTGCCTGGGACGAGGTGTACTGGCTGTTCGGGTGCTCACTCATCGCGGAAGAGGCTCGACTGTATGCGTTGGCCGGCACCGACCCCGAACACCCGTGGCGCAAGCACCGCGTGGTCGAGCGGATCGCGGAGACCGACGACGTGGTCACCCTCGTGCTCGAACCCCTCGACGGTGCGGTCGCCGATCACCGCGCGGGGCAGTACGTGGCCGTCGCCGTGGATCTGCCGGACGGCTCACGGCAGCCGCGTCAGTACACGCTGTCGTCTGCGCCCGGGGGCGGAGCACTGCGGGTGACCGTGAAACGGGTGCGCGGGATCGATGGTACGCCCGACGGCCAGGTGTCCACGTGGCTGCACGACAACGCGATGCCCGGCACGATCCTCGACGTCTCACAGCCCGCCGGTGACGTCGTCCTCGATGAGTCGCACGACCCGCTGGTGCTGGTCTCGGCAGGGATCGGCATCACCCCGGTCGCGGCGATGCTGGACGGCGTTCGACGCACGCAGCCCGAGCGCACTGTGCGGCTCTTCCATGCCGATCGCACACCGTCGTCGCACGCGCTCGTCGGCCCCGTGCAGGAGAACCTCAGCGGCCTGGAGGATGCGACGGCGGTGCGCTGGTACTCGTCGGCCCCGACGGACGCTCCTGTCCTCGACGGCGTGCGCGCCGGGCGGATGGACCTGACGGATGTCGAGCTTCCCGCCGGGGCGCGGGTGCTCCTGTGCGGACCCCTCGGCTTCATGCGCGACATGCGCGCGTCACTGCTCGGGCGCGGCGTGCCCGCGGAGCGGATCGACTACGAGGTGTTCGGCCCCGACACCTGGATGCGCCATCCAGCGGACGCGTCGGCGGCGTGA
- a CDS encoding DUF6458 family protein yields MSIGTGIVLFVIGAILVFAVNVEVTWVNLDMVGYILMGAGVVVFLIGIVLLARRRRTETVSRTYVDPATGEPTTRRSVSSSSDDGL; encoded by the coding sequence ATGAGCATCGGCACTGGAATCGTGCTCTTCGTGATCGGGGCGATCCTCGTCTTCGCGGTGAACGTCGAGGTGACCTGGGTGAATCTCGACATGGTCGGATACATCCTCATGGGAGCCGGAGTCGTCGTCTTCTTGATCGGCATCGTGCTCCTGGCACGTCGCCGTCGGACCGAGACCGTCTCGCGCACGTATGTCGATCCCGCCACGGGGGAACCCACCACCCGACGGTCGGTGAGCTCGAGTTCCGACGACGGACTCTGA
- a CDS encoding DUF7882 family protein — translation MGSLYYGDTQTPIQIDDRALAHLKVVIATKLRRNESFTLSWRHPEGDAPGRSTLWLHPSIPLRFVFDAPEPPELSRRWIEELAHSANSSGGITLVEEHLEGADLS, via the coding sequence ATGGGAAGCCTCTACTACGGAGACACTCAGACCCCGATCCAGATCGACGACAGGGCGCTCGCCCACCTCAAGGTCGTCATCGCCACCAAGCTTCGTCGCAATGAGAGCTTCACGCTCTCCTGGCGGCACCCCGAGGGTGACGCACCCGGCCGTTCGACGCTGTGGCTGCACCCCTCCATCCCGCTGCGCTTCGTGTTCGACGCTCCCGAGCCGCCGGAACTGAGTCGACGGTGGATCGAGGAGCTCGCGCATTCGGCGAACTCGAGCGGCGGCATCACCCTCGTCGAGGAGCATCTCGAGGGCGCCGACCTCAGCTGA
- a CDS encoding helix-turn-helix transcriptional regulator: MQFTSRDVAQVEPTWKQFVPSATLEDVDPHRFRFDWRSMELGATTVLRYDLAAQVHARTQPDDQLLVCRVDSPDAQVWSHRQPLDAGVPWLTDGTQVDATWEHGARVRALVFDRSAAQATMRQVTGDDRVELKATGLSPHSRADADRWGAMFTYLESTLVEGEPVDPLVGKEFERHALMLTMTSFSTTFSDALRRPSQRSGAPASVRRALAYIDDNAHLPITIDDVAAAAYMSTRGLQYAFRRALDITPTEALRRARLDGAHRDLLARNGASVATIARRWGFSNSSRFAAAYREAYSMPPTLPRT, encoded by the coding sequence GTGCAGTTCACATCCAGGGATGTCGCGCAGGTGGAGCCCACCTGGAAGCAGTTCGTGCCGTCCGCCACGCTTGAGGACGTCGACCCCCATCGCTTCCGCTTCGATTGGCGTTCGATGGAGCTCGGGGCCACCACGGTCCTCCGTTACGACCTCGCCGCACAGGTGCACGCCAGAACGCAGCCGGACGATCAACTGCTGGTGTGCCGTGTCGACTCTCCGGACGCGCAGGTGTGGTCGCATCGCCAACCGCTCGACGCGGGTGTGCCGTGGCTCACCGACGGCACCCAGGTGGACGCGACGTGGGAGCACGGAGCCCGCGTGCGCGCCCTCGTTTTCGATCGGTCGGCCGCCCAGGCCACGATGCGTCAGGTGACGGGAGACGACCGGGTGGAGCTCAAAGCCACCGGGCTCTCGCCCCATTCCCGCGCCGACGCCGACCGGTGGGGGGCGATGTTCACCTACCTCGAGAGCACGCTCGTCGAAGGCGAGCCCGTCGACCCGCTGGTCGGGAAGGAGTTCGAGCGCCACGCGCTGATGCTCACGATGACGAGCTTCTCGACGACGTTCAGCGATGCGTTGCGGCGTCCGAGCCAGCGGTCGGGCGCCCCTGCGTCGGTGCGGCGCGCCCTCGCGTACATCGACGACAACGCCCATCTCCCGATCACGATCGATGACGTGGCAGCCGCCGCGTACATGTCCACGCGGGGACTTCAGTACGCCTTCCGTCGGGCGCTCGACATCACCCCCACCGAGGCACTGCGTCGGGCCCGCCTCGACGGAGCCCATAGAGACCTGCTGGCCCGCAACGGGGCCTCCGTGGCGACGATCGCGCGGCGGTGGGGGTTCAGCAACTCCTCGCGCTTCGCCGCGGCCTATCGTGAGGCGTACTCCATGCCGCCGACGTTGCCCCGGACCTGA
- a CDS encoding alpha/beta fold hydrolase has protein sequence MTVPSPYADRLSTLPVERHEVAVRGGVTAYWEYGPRDADTTIVAVHGFRGEHHGLEPVLAYLPEVRVLVPDLPGFGETAPLPGRRHDLDEYAAWLTDFVAATAPGAVILGHSFGSIVAAAAVAGGLATPRLILLNPIGAPALEGPKGLMTRLAVLYYALGAKLPDRLGTAVLRNRVIVRVMSITMAKTRDPGLRRFIHDQHDTYFSRFSDRDVLHDAFVASVSHDVREFAPRIDVPTMLVAAQRDDITPIEAERRLATLFADAELVEIAHVGHLIHYETPVEAAGAIRRFLRIPVARGR, from the coding sequence ATGACCGTGCCTTCCCCCTACGCGGACCGCCTGAGCACCCTCCCCGTGGAGCGCCACGAGGTCGCCGTCCGCGGCGGTGTCACGGCGTACTGGGAGTACGGTCCGCGCGACGCCGACACGACCATCGTCGCCGTGCACGGGTTCCGCGGCGAGCACCACGGCCTCGAGCCGGTGCTCGCGTACCTTCCGGAGGTGCGGGTTCTGGTCCCGGATCTCCCGGGCTTCGGGGAGACCGCGCCGCTCCCCGGACGGCGCCACGACCTCGACGAGTACGCCGCGTGGTTGACGGACTTCGTCGCAGCCACCGCCCCGGGAGCGGTGATCCTCGGCCACTCCTTCGGCTCCATCGTCGCGGCGGCCGCCGTCGCGGGAGGTCTCGCGACGCCGCGCCTGATCCTCCTCAACCCCATCGGCGCGCCGGCACTGGAGGGGCCGAAGGGGCTGATGACCCGGCTGGCGGTGCTCTACTACGCCCTCGGCGCGAAGCTGCCCGACCGGCTCGGTACCGCGGTGCTGCGAAACCGGGTCATCGTGCGCGTGATGAGCATCACGATGGCGAAGACCCGCGACCCGGGGCTGCGCCGCTTCATCCACGATCAGCACGACACCTACTTCTCCCGGTTCTCCGACCGCGACGTGCTGCACGATGCGTTCGTCGCGAGCGTGTCGCACGACGTGCGCGAGTTCGCGCCGCGCATCGACGTGCCGACGATGCTGGTCGCGGCGCAGCGCGACGACATCACGCCCATCGAGGCGGAGCGGCGGCTGGCGACCCTGTTCGCCGACGCGGAACTCGTCGAGATCGCCCACGTCGGTCATCTGATCCACTACGAGACCCCGGTCGAAGCAGCCGGGGCGATCAGGCGCTTCCTGAGGATTCCCGTCGCGCGAGGCCGATGA
- a CDS encoding Lrp/AsnC family transcriptional regulator, which yields MPGLDRIDLELLASLADDPRITIVALAEKMGLSRNTIQARMARLDQTGVFLSYERAFSPDVLGFPLQAFVSIGVRQTELPRIITELARIPEVVQAHGLSGSIDLLARVACRDARHLFDTDARILSIDGVERTETSLAMGEVIPFRVAGLIGLARRESSGSA from the coding sequence ATGCCTGGACTGGACCGAATCGATCTCGAGCTGCTCGCGTCGCTCGCCGACGATCCGCGGATCACGATCGTCGCGCTCGCGGAGAAGATGGGGCTGTCACGCAACACGATCCAAGCGCGGATGGCCCGCCTGGATCAGACCGGCGTCTTCCTCTCCTACGAGCGCGCCTTCTCCCCCGACGTCCTGGGCTTCCCGCTGCAGGCCTTCGTCAGCATCGGCGTACGCCAGACCGAGCTTCCCCGCATCATCACCGAACTCGCCCGCATCCCCGAGGTCGTGCAGGCGCACGGACTCAGCGGATCGATCGACCTCCTCGCCCGCGTCGCGTGCCGTGACGCCAGGCACCTGTTCGACACCGACGCGCGCATCCTGTCGATCGACGGGGTCGAGCGCACCGAGACCTCCCTGGCCATGGGCGAGGTGATCCCGTTCCGGGTGGCGGGGCTCATCGGCCTCGCGCGACGGGAATCCTCAGGAAGCGCCTGA
- the pdhA gene encoding pyruvate dehydrogenase (acetyl-transferring) E1 component subunit alpha → MSPQATPIADTAQDLELSERLLAPDGSRVPNPRLDPFVVDVDAAQLRALHRDMVVLRRIDAEGVALQRQGQLGLWAPCQGQEATQIGTARALDPRDFVFPSYRETGVIYARGAQPGDYVRMWRGEEGAAYDPAALGVAPLQIIIGAQTLHAVGYALGIQYEKAAEVAVTYFGDGATSQGDVNEAMIFAASYQAPVVFVCQNNHWAISEPVAVQSQYPIAGRAPGFGIPSLRVDGNDVLACLAAMRWALDHARSGRGPAYIEAVTYRMGPHTTADDPTRYRDDAELEAWRRRDPIARLEAYLRRVGEFDDDHVADTQAAADAVAKEMRAACLGMVTRPPLAVFDGVYAEPHTGLERQRDEYAAYLASFESEV, encoded by the coding sequence ATGTCACCGCAGGCCACACCGATCGCAGACACCGCCCAGGATCTGGAACTCTCGGAGCGCCTTCTCGCCCCGGACGGGTCCCGCGTTCCGAACCCGCGCCTCGACCCGTTCGTCGTGGACGTGGACGCCGCGCAACTCCGCGCGCTCCACCGCGACATGGTCGTACTCCGTCGCATCGACGCGGAGGGCGTGGCGCTGCAGCGTCAGGGCCAGCTCGGACTGTGGGCGCCGTGTCAGGGCCAGGAGGCGACGCAGATCGGCACCGCCCGAGCTCTCGACCCCCGCGACTTCGTGTTCCCCAGCTACCGTGAGACCGGCGTGATCTACGCGCGCGGCGCCCAGCCGGGCGATTACGTGCGCATGTGGCGCGGGGAGGAGGGGGCGGCGTACGACCCCGCGGCTCTCGGTGTCGCGCCGCTGCAGATCATCATCGGCGCGCAGACGCTCCACGCCGTCGGCTACGCACTGGGGATCCAGTATGAGAAGGCGGCGGAAGTGGCGGTCACCTATTTCGGGGACGGTGCGACGAGTCAGGGTGACGTGAACGAGGCGATGATCTTCGCCGCCTCGTACCAGGCCCCCGTCGTGTTCGTCTGTCAGAACAACCACTGGGCGATCTCGGAGCCGGTCGCCGTGCAGTCCCAGTACCCGATCGCGGGACGCGCGCCCGGATTCGGGATCCCCAGCCTGCGGGTCGACGGCAACGACGTGCTCGCGTGCCTGGCGGCGATGCGGTGGGCCCTCGACCATGCGCGTTCCGGCCGTGGACCCGCGTACATCGAGGCCGTGACCTACCGCATGGGCCCGCACACCACCGCGGACGACCCCACCCGGTACCGCGACGACGCGGAGCTGGAGGCCTGGCGTCGGCGGGATCCGATCGCTCGGCTGGAGGCGTACCTGCGCCGTGTGGGGGAGTTCGACGACGACCACGTGGCGGACACGCAGGCGGCGGCTGACGCGGTGGCGAAGGAGATGCGGGCGGCCTGTCTCGGAATGGTCACGCGTCCGCCGCTGGCCGTGTTCGACGGCGTGTACGCCGAGCCGCACACGGGGCTGGAGCGTCAGCGCGACGAATACGCCGCGTATCTCGCGTCGTTCGAGAGCGAGGTGTGA
- a CDS encoding alpha-ketoacid dehydrogenase subunit beta, producing the protein MTQLTLGKALGAGLRQAMRDDDRVVLLGEDIGKLGGVFRITDGLLDEFGAARVIDTPLAESGIVGTAVGLAFRGYRPVVEIQFDGFVYPAFDQIVSQVAKLHYRTQGRVKMPLTIRIPWAGGIGAAEHHSESPEAYFAHTAGLRVVAVSNPEDAYRSLRQAIASDDPVVFFEPKRLYHHKGEVDLEAPLADAPPMGLARVVRAGTDATVIAYGAMVTTALQAADAAEDEGLSLEVVDLRSLSPVDYDSVAASVRKTGRVVVAHEASREAGLGAEVIASITERCFEYLEHAPLRVTGHDVPYPPAKLEKYHLPDLDRILDAVDRVMDRPNSLTGADA; encoded by the coding sequence ATGACCCAGCTCACGCTCGGCAAGGCCCTCGGCGCCGGACTGCGCCAGGCCATGCGCGACGACGACCGGGTCGTGCTCCTCGGCGAGGACATCGGCAAGCTCGGAGGGGTGTTCCGCATCACCGATGGACTGCTCGACGAGTTCGGCGCCGCGCGCGTGATCGACACCCCGCTCGCCGAGTCGGGCATCGTCGGCACGGCGGTCGGGCTCGCGTTCCGCGGCTACCGCCCGGTGGTCGAGATCCAGTTCGACGGCTTCGTGTACCCGGCATTCGATCAGATCGTGTCGCAGGTGGCGAAGCTGCACTATCGGACTCAGGGCCGGGTGAAGATGCCCCTCACGATCCGCATCCCGTGGGCCGGAGGCATCGGAGCCGCGGAGCACCACTCCGAGTCGCCGGAGGCCTACTTCGCGCACACCGCGGGGCTGCGCGTCGTCGCGGTGTCGAACCCGGAGGACGCGTACCGCAGCCTGCGCCAGGCGATCGCCTCGGACGACCCTGTCGTCTTCTTCGAGCCCAAGCGCCTCTACCACCACAAGGGCGAGGTCGACCTGGAGGCACCGCTCGCCGACGCGCCGCCGATGGGACTCGCCCGTGTCGTCCGTGCGGGCACGGACGCGACGGTGATCGCCTACGGTGCGATGGTGACGACGGCGCTGCAGGCCGCCGACGCCGCTGAAGACGAGGGGCTGTCGTTGGAGGTCGTCGATCTCCGCTCGCTCTCGCCCGTGGACTACGACTCGGTCGCCGCCTCGGTGCGCAAGACGGGCCGGGTCGTGGTCGCGCACGAAGCCTCCAGGGAAGCCGGGCTCGGTGCCGAGGTCATCGCCAGCATCACCGAGCGCTGCTTCGAGTACCTCGAGCACGCGCCGCTGCGCGTGACCGGACACGACGTGCCGTATCCGCCCGCGAAGCTCGAGAAGTACCATCTGCCCGACCTCGACCGCATCCTCGACGCTGTCGATCGCGTGATGGACCGCCCGAACAGCCTGACGGGAGCGGACGCATGA
- a CDS encoding dihydrolipoamide acetyltransferase family protein: MIAEFRLPDLGEGLTEAEVVQWLVSPGEKVALNQTLAEVETAKAVVELPSPYEGTVSSLHAEAGETVAVGAPLIAFDVAGEEPQTPTPAIEGAEAEGSEKTQPNLVGYGAAPTTAGRPARRARRIGGASPAADTAVLEAAPHDASPSASVETVIERPRSTPPVRAHAKRLGVDLVLVAAEVGDRLITRQDVDAYAERLAARSDATRTPAPVPGSAARPTGHQPDRETRIPIRGVRKHTAAAMVQSAFTAPHVTVFHTVDVTATMDLLARLREDRALSGHRIGPLAVVAKAVCLALGGAPGLNARWDEEAGEIVQYGYVDLGIAAATERGLIVPMIRDAERMTLVELADAIAALAETARAGKTSPAELSGGTFSISNIGVFGVDAGTPILPPGQSGILAVGAVRRQPWEHAGEIALRQVMTLSLSFDHRIVDGAEGAAFLKAVADVLEEPGRAMLLR, encoded by the coding sequence ATGATCGCCGAGTTCCGTCTGCCCGACCTGGGGGAAGGGCTCACCGAGGCGGAGGTCGTGCAGTGGCTCGTCTCGCCCGGCGAGAAGGTGGCGCTGAACCAGACCCTCGCCGAGGTCGAGACCGCGAAGGCCGTGGTGGAACTGCCCTCGCCCTACGAGGGCACCGTGTCCAGCCTGCATGCCGAGGCGGGCGAGACCGTGGCGGTGGGGGCACCGCTCATCGCCTTCGACGTCGCCGGTGAGGAACCGCAGACTCCGACCCCCGCGATCGAGGGTGCCGAGGCCGAAGGCAGCGAGAAGACGCAGCCGAACCTCGTCGGCTACGGTGCTGCTCCCACGACGGCGGGCCGGCCCGCGCGGCGTGCCCGTCGGATCGGTGGCGCGAGTCCGGCGGCGGACACCGCGGTCCTGGAGGCGGCTCCCCACGACGCCTCGCCCTCGGCGTCCGTGGAGACCGTGATCGAACGGCCGCGCTCGACGCCGCCCGTGCGGGCGCACGCGAAGCGCCTCGGCGTCGACCTGGTGCTGGTCGCGGCGGAGGTCGGCGACCGGCTGATCACACGTCAGGATGTCGACGCGTACGCCGAGCGGCTCGCGGCCCGCTCGGACGCGACGCGCACGCCCGCGCCCGTGCCGGGGAGCGCCGCTCGTCCGACCGGCCACCAGCCCGACCGCGAGACCCGCATCCCGATCCGGGGAGTGCGCAAGCACACCGCGGCGGCGATGGTGCAGAGCGCGTTCACGGCGCCGCACGTCACCGTGTTCCATACGGTCGACGTCACCGCGACGATGGACCTGCTGGCACGACTGCGCGAGGACCGCGCACTCAGTGGCCACCGGATCGGTCCGCTCGCCGTCGTCGCGAAGGCGGTGTGCCTTGCCCTCGGCGGGGCGCCGGGCCTGAACGCGCGGTGGGATGAGGAGGCGGGCGAGATCGTCCAGTACGGCTACGTCGACCTCGGGATCGCCGCGGCGACCGAGCGGGGCCTGATCGTGCCGATGATCCGCGATGCGGAGCGGATGACCCTGGTGGAACTCGCGGATGCCATCGCGGCGCTCGCAGAGACAGCTCGCGCGGGCAAGACGTCGCCCGCGGAGCTGTCCGGCGGCACGTTCTCGATCTCGAACATCGGAGTGTTCGGCGTGGATGCCGGGACGCCGATCCTGCCGCCGGGTCAGTCGGGCATCCTCGCGGTCGGTGCGGTCAGGCGGCAGCCGTGGGAACACGCCGGAGAGATCGCGCTGCGTCAGGTGATGACGCTGAGCCTCTCGTTCGACCACCGGATTGTGGACGGCGCGGAGGGCGCCGCGTTCCTGAAGGCCGTGGCCGACGTGCTCGAGGAGCCCGGCAGGGCGATGCTGCTCAGATGA
- a CDS encoding TetR/AcrR family transcriptional regulator, translating into MTSPLTARDRAKAERSDALLHAAARLFADRGYTGVSLEEIGAAVGVSGPAVYRHFAGKQALLGAVLVKVSHDLVDGGDRVAVSAADPQERMRALIRFHVDFALGNAEVIQVQDRDVAHLADADRAEVRRLQRAYIELWMDALAAIDPRDDVARDELRLRVQACFGLINSTPHSTRAATRRHSATATVLVTMAEAALRALI; encoded by the coding sequence ATGACAAGCCCGCTCACCGCCAGGGACCGCGCGAAAGCAGAGCGGTCCGACGCGCTGCTGCACGCGGCCGCCCGGCTGTTCGCCGACCGCGGCTACACCGGCGTGAGCCTCGAGGAGATCGGCGCAGCGGTCGGCGTCTCCGGCCCCGCCGTCTACCGACACTTCGCGGGAAAACAGGCCCTGCTCGGCGCCGTGCTCGTGAAGGTCAGCCACGACCTGGTCGACGGGGGTGACCGCGTGGCGGTGTCCGCCGCCGACCCTCAGGAGCGCATGCGCGCACTCATCCGGTTCCACGTGGACTTCGCGCTCGGCAACGCCGAGGTCATCCAGGTGCAGGACCGCGACGTCGCGCATCTGGCCGACGCCGACCGCGCCGAGGTCCGCCGGCTCCAGCGTGCCTACATCGAGCTCTGGATGGACGCGCTCGCCGCGATCGATCCCCGCGACGACGTCGCCCGCGACGAACTCCGGCTGCGCGTCCAGGCGTGCTTCGGGCTGATCAACTCGACGCCCCACAGCACGCGAGCCGCGACGAGGCGGCACTCCGCCACCGCGACCGTACTGGTCACGATGGCGGAGGCGGCGCTGCGCGCCCTCATCTGA